A genome region from Micromonospora peucetia includes the following:
- a CDS encoding fatty acid--CoA ligase, with amino-acid sequence MTVQLRTLVDVVRRHAVQQPDVVAVVCEGRRVDYATLHRVSNQVARGLQAAGLRPGDRIAYLGKESEHYYELLFGAAKTGVVLVPINWRLAAGEVEHILRDSGAALLFVDSDSAATAEKLAPELPTLKRVVGLDEPGTAGAGFAAWVAAQPDANVLARITPDTPLVQMYTSGTTGLPKGVVLAHRSFFAVRAALASAELDWIDWREGDVSLVGMAGFHIGGLWWATQGFVSGVTNVVMREFTTAGAVELIRTLRVTTACLVPAMLRLLLAEPGVSSDDFTSLRKVVYGGAPISAGLLARCVEGFGCEFAQIYGLTETGNTAICLPPADHRPDSGRMQAAGRPYPGFEVKVADGQGEPLPPGEVGEVWLRTPAAMVEYWNLPEATARTLVDGWVVTGDAGVLDEDGYLFIRDRIKDMIIVAGENVYPAEVEHVIGRHPLVAESAVVGVPDERWGEAVHAFVVPVEGQQLTERDLALHLRGRLAAFKQPLHYEFIDRVPRNPSGKILRRELRERFWQGHERRVS; translated from the coding sequence GTGACTGTTCAGTTGCGCACCCTCGTCGACGTGGTGCGCAGGCACGCCGTCCAGCAGCCGGACGTCGTCGCCGTGGTCTGCGAGGGCCGGCGCGTCGACTACGCCACCCTGCACCGCGTCAGCAACCAGGTCGCGCGTGGCCTTCAGGCGGCAGGCCTGCGCCCCGGCGACCGCATCGCCTACCTGGGCAAGGAGTCCGAGCACTACTACGAGCTGCTCTTCGGCGCCGCCAAGACCGGTGTGGTGCTGGTGCCGATCAACTGGCGGCTGGCTGCCGGCGAGGTCGAACACATCCTGCGCGACTCCGGCGCCGCCCTGCTGTTCGTCGACTCCGACTCGGCCGCCACCGCCGAGAAGCTGGCGCCGGAACTGCCGACCCTGAAGCGGGTGGTCGGGCTCGACGAGCCGGGCACCGCCGGTGCCGGCTTCGCGGCCTGGGTGGCGGCGCAGCCGGACGCCAACGTGCTGGCCAGGATCACCCCCGACACGCCGCTGGTGCAGATGTACACCAGCGGCACGACGGGGCTGCCCAAGGGCGTCGTCCTCGCCCACCGCAGCTTCTTCGCGGTACGCGCGGCGCTCGCCTCGGCGGAACTGGACTGGATCGACTGGCGCGAGGGCGACGTCAGCCTCGTCGGGATGGCCGGATTCCACATCGGCGGCCTCTGGTGGGCGACGCAGGGCTTCGTGTCGGGCGTCACGAACGTGGTGATGCGCGAGTTCACCACGGCGGGCGCGGTCGAGCTGATCAGGACGCTGCGGGTCACCACCGCCTGCCTGGTGCCCGCGATGCTGCGGCTGCTGCTGGCCGAACCCGGCGTCTCCAGCGACGACTTCACCTCGCTGCGCAAGGTGGTCTACGGCGGCGCGCCCATCTCGGCCGGGCTGCTCGCCCGCTGCGTCGAGGGCTTCGGCTGCGAGTTCGCCCAGATCTACGGCCTGACCGAGACCGGCAACACGGCCATCTGCCTGCCCCCGGCCGACCACCGGCCGGACAGCGGCAGGATGCAGGCGGCGGGACGCCCCTACCCGGGCTTCGAGGTCAAGGTCGCCGACGGCCAGGGCGAGCCGCTGCCACCCGGCGAGGTCGGCGAGGTCTGGCTGCGTACGCCGGCGGCGATGGTGGAGTACTGGAACCTGCCGGAGGCCACGGCGAGGACGCTGGTCGACGGCTGGGTCGTGACCGGGGACGCCGGAGTGCTGGACGAGGACGGCTACCTGTTCATCCGCGACCGGATCAAGGACATGATCATCGTGGCGGGGGAGAACGTCTACCCGGCGGAGGTCGAGCACGTCATCGGCCGCCACCCGTTGGTCGCCGAGTCGGCGGTCGTGGGTGTGCCGGACGAGCGCTGGGGCGAGGCCGTGCACGCGTTCGTGGTGCCGGTGGAGGGCCAGCAGCTCACCGAACGCGACCTGGCCCTGCACCTGCGCGGCAGGCTCGCCGCCTTCAAGCAGCCGCTGCACTACGAGTTCATCGACCGGGTGCCCCGCAACCCCAGCGGCAAGATCCTGCGCCGCGAGCTGCGTGAGCGGTTCTGGCAGGGCCACGAGCGCAGGGTGAGCTGA
- a CDS encoding FcoT family thioesterase — translation MTTSPVKNSVSIGRATFANDPGLLSDVLRPYARPRTQYLKSATVTVANGLASAEGEFAIPYPCYIDDTGHLNSVEVNICFNQLMYYLIAKCVQDRAVPALAAWTMDDYWAKQLPDMLIANFTSKFRRPIDSSSFHGEVSFAEFSERNRSRPVQIIDMPWRFWDTQGGVAEGEVRMALVNPPGMRFQADAA, via the coding sequence ATGACCACATCGCCGGTGAAGAACAGCGTGTCGATCGGGCGTGCGACTTTCGCCAACGACCCGGGACTGCTTTCGGACGTGCTGCGCCCGTACGCGAGGCCGAGGACCCAGTACCTGAAGTCCGCGACGGTCACCGTCGCCAACGGGCTGGCGAGCGCCGAGGGTGAGTTCGCCATTCCGTACCCGTGCTACATCGACGACACAGGGCACCTCAACTCGGTCGAGGTGAACATCTGTTTCAACCAGCTCATGTACTACCTGATCGCCAAGTGCGTCCAGGACCGGGCCGTTCCCGCGCTGGCCGCGTGGACCATGGACGACTACTGGGCCAAGCAGCTTCCGGACATGCTCATCGCGAACTTCACCAGCAAGTTCCGGCGGCCGATCGACTCGTCGTCGTTCCACGGCGAGGTGTCCTTCGCCGAGTTCAGCGAGCGCAACCGCAGCCGGCCGGTCCAGATCATCGACATGCCGTGGCGCTTCTGGGACACCCAGGGCGGCGTCGCCGAGGGCGAGGTGCGGATGGCGCTGGTCAACCCGCCCGGCATGCGTTTCCAGGCCGACGCGGCGTGA
- a CDS encoding AfsR/SARP family transcriptional regulator: protein MVTKFAELGSMSNEEKLTLLAALLESAADPATEVRRTEPPPAVPPRHPAGNPLAGLRFELLGPLVIRHGGVDIAPSAPKLRLVLSALLFNANQPVGASVLVRELWSSGAPRTAHATLQTYMFKVRKLFRGVLGGSVEDIARDVLLTCSGGYTLRVDPKQLDIVEFDELVTAGTAAMHAGDYEQAGAHLRRSLALWRGNVVHQGQWGPQLRAQAARLEERRFYAYTTRIDADLCLGRHREATSELASLVVEHPLHESAHTMLMLALHRSGRTPAALEVYLRFRRRMMGELGIEPSERIQALHLALLSPDPLLADLSLTSDMLLDRLVGRVRHGRRLSSSAVTG from the coding sequence ATGGTTACCAAGTTTGCGGAACTGGGATCGATGTCGAACGAGGAGAAACTGACGCTCCTCGCCGCGTTGCTGGAGTCGGCGGCCGACCCCGCGACGGAGGTCCGGCGTACCGAGCCGCCACCTGCCGTGCCGCCCCGGCACCCGGCGGGAAACCCGCTCGCCGGGCTGCGCTTCGAGCTGCTCGGCCCCCTGGTCATCCGGCACGGCGGGGTCGACATCGCCCCGAGCGCACCGAAGCTGCGACTGGTCCTGTCCGCGTTGCTGTTCAACGCGAACCAGCCGGTCGGCGCGTCGGTGCTGGTGCGGGAGCTGTGGAGCTCGGGGGCACCACGCACCGCCCACGCCACCCTTCAGACGTACATGTTCAAGGTGCGCAAGCTGTTCCGCGGTGTGCTCGGCGGGTCCGTCGAGGACATCGCGCGGGACGTCCTGCTGACCTGCTCCGGGGGCTACACGCTGCGGGTGGACCCGAAGCAGCTCGACATCGTCGAGTTCGACGAGCTGGTCACGGCGGGCACCGCGGCGATGCACGCGGGCGACTACGAGCAGGCCGGCGCGCACCTGCGCCGGTCGCTGGCGCTGTGGCGCGGCAACGTCGTGCACCAGGGCCAGTGGGGCCCGCAGCTGCGCGCCCAGGCGGCGCGGCTGGAGGAGCGGCGGTTCTACGCGTACACCACCAGGATCGACGCCGACCTGTGCCTGGGCCGGCACCGGGAGGCGACCTCCGAGCTCGCGTCGCTGGTCGTGGAGCACCCGCTGCACGAGTCGGCGCACACGATGCTGATGCTCGCGCTGCACCGGTCCGGTCGCACGCCGGCCGCGCTGGAGGTCTATCTGCGGTTCCGGCGGCGGATGATGGGCGAGCTCGGCATCGAGCCCTCGGAGCGGATCCAGGCACTGCACCTGGCGCTGTTGTCGCCCGACCCGCTTCTCGCCGATCTGTCGCTCACCTCCGACATGCTGCTGGACCGGCTCGTCGGTCGGGTCCGTCATGGGCGTCGGCTGAGTTCTTCCGCTGTTACCGGGTGA
- a CDS encoding TOMM precursor leader peptide-binding protein, translating into MSGGDAQLRVGFKRHLRAHVVRGDAVYLLSERGATSVSGAHVEALAPLLDGTRDLAALVRDSPAGISPAEIGAVVRRLVDAGLVTLRPAQETGSDESALAYWESAGLDPAAAVRATTAARVDLVRVGGRSEDAAAAGDALRAAGLTVTRVSGNFSAPPSDLSVVLCDDYLDEELTAVDAAHRAAGRPWLLAKPGGAQVWVGPVFDPAAGTGCWHCLAHRLRGHRQAETRLRAVVGSGTQITAPPVSLPPLGAAALHLVALEAAKWTAGLRHDGQRAVWTMDSVTLHGTHHEVRARPQCPGCGDPGVERERAFRPVPLRSRPKASRSGGSHRALPPERVLHDYGHLVSPVSGVVKEITRDGRGPAFLNSFRSGPNLAMTTRRNAEQMRFALRAENGGKGITPVHAEVSALCEAIERHSAYFHGDEAYVTGSYTELADTAVHPDRCLLFDERQYADRARWNATCSPFQYVCAPFDDAAVTSWTPVWSLTEQRHRLLPTPMLYFNVPEQHGGMSLCADSNGNAAGSSLEDALLQGLLELVERDAVALWWYNRTRAPAVDLDSFGDRWIDELREVYAGLHREVWVLDVSSDVGIPTMAALSRRTDKRCEDIMFGFGAHPDPRAALVRALTEMNQLMPTVAEVGGDDDDRYGWSDPDAVRWWRTATWAGDAYLRPDPAVPARRLADYRHTPTDDLLQDVRSVQHRLEALGLDVLVLDQTRPDVGLPVVKAIVPGMRGFWARFAPGRLFDVPVRLGRLDRPTKYENLNPIPLFV; encoded by the coding sequence ATGTCGGGTGGGGATGCACAGCTGCGCGTCGGGTTCAAGCGGCACCTTCGGGCCCACGTGGTGCGCGGTGACGCCGTCTACCTGCTGTCCGAGCGCGGGGCGACCTCGGTCAGCGGGGCACACGTCGAGGCCCTGGCCCCGTTGCTGGACGGCACCCGTGACCTCGCGGCACTCGTGCGGGACAGTCCTGCCGGGATCTCGCCCGCCGAGATCGGCGCGGTCGTCCGGCGGCTCGTCGACGCCGGCCTGGTGACGCTGCGGCCCGCGCAGGAAACGGGATCCGACGAGTCCGCGCTCGCGTACTGGGAGTCGGCGGGCCTGGACCCGGCCGCCGCCGTACGGGCCACCACCGCCGCCCGGGTCGACCTGGTCCGCGTCGGCGGCCGTTCGGAGGATGCCGCGGCGGCTGGTGACGCGCTGCGCGCGGCCGGCCTGACCGTCACGCGGGTCTCCGGGAACTTTTCCGCCCCGCCCTCCGACTTATCGGTTGTGCTCTGTGACGACTACCTCGACGAGGAGTTGACTGCCGTCGACGCCGCACATCGCGCCGCAGGCCGGCCCTGGCTCCTCGCGAAGCCCGGTGGCGCACAGGTGTGGGTGGGGCCGGTGTTCGACCCGGCCGCCGGGACGGGATGCTGGCACTGCCTGGCGCACCGGTTGCGCGGTCACCGCCAGGCCGAGACGCGCCTGCGCGCCGTCGTCGGCTCCGGCACCCAGATCACCGCTCCCCCGGTGTCGCTGCCGCCGCTCGGCGCCGCCGCCCTGCATCTGGTGGCCCTGGAGGCCGCCAAGTGGACGGCCGGGCTCCGGCACGACGGGCAGCGGGCGGTGTGGACGATGGACAGCGTCACCCTGCACGGCACCCACCACGAGGTACGCGCCCGGCCGCAGTGCCCGGGGTGCGGCGATCCCGGCGTCGAGCGTGAACGGGCGTTCCGCCCGGTGCCGCTGCGCAGCCGGCCGAAGGCGTCCCGCTCCGGCGGCAGCCACCGCGCTCTGCCGCCGGAGCGGGTGCTGCACGACTACGGGCACCTGGTGAGCCCGGTCAGCGGCGTGGTCAAGGAGATCACCCGCGACGGGCGGGGCCCGGCCTTCCTCAACTCGTTCCGTTCCGGCCCCAACCTGGCGATGACCACCCGCAGGAACGCCGAGCAGATGCGTTTCGCGCTGCGGGCCGAGAACGGCGGCAAGGGCATCACCCCCGTGCACGCCGAGGTGAGCGCGCTGTGCGAGGCCATCGAGCGGCACAGCGCCTACTTCCACGGCGACGAGGCCTACGTCACCGGCAGCTACACCGAGCTGGCCGACACCGCCGTGCACCCCGACCGCTGCCTGCTGTTCGACGAGCGGCAGTACGCCGACCGGGCACGCTGGAACGCCACCTGCTCGCCGTTCCAGTATGTGTGCGCGCCGTTCGACGACGCGGCCGTGACGAGCTGGACCCCGGTGTGGTCGCTCACCGAGCAGCGGCACCGCCTGCTGCCCACCCCGATGCTCTACTTCAACGTGCCGGAGCAGCACGGCGGCATGTCGCTGTGCGCGGACTCCAACGGCAACGCGGCGGGCAGCAGTCTGGAGGACGCGCTGCTCCAGGGCCTGCTGGAGCTGGTGGAACGCGACGCGGTGGCCCTCTGGTGGTACAACCGCACCCGGGCCCCCGCGGTCGACCTGGACAGCTTCGGCGACCGCTGGATCGACGAGCTGCGGGAGGTCTACGCGGGCCTGCACCGCGAGGTCTGGGTCCTGGACGTGTCGTCGGATGTCGGGATCCCCACCATGGCCGCGCTGTCCCGGCGCACCGACAAGCGGTGCGAGGACATCATGTTCGGCTTCGGCGCACACCCGGATCCGCGGGCGGCGCTGGTCCGGGCCCTCACCGAGATGAACCAGTTGATGCCGACCGTCGCTGAGGTCGGTGGCGACGACGACGACCGGTACGGCTGGTCCGATCCCGACGCCGTGCGGTGGTGGCGCACCGCCACCTGGGCCGGGGACGCCTACCTGCGGCCCGATCCCGCGGTGCCGGCCCGCCGGCTCGCCGACTACCGCCACACCCCGACGGACGACCTGCTCCAGGACGTCCGCTCGGTACAGCATCGGCTGGAGGCACTGGGGCTCGACGTGCTCGTGCTCGACCAGACCCGTCCGGACGTCGGGCTTCCCGTGGTGAAGGCCATCGTGCCGGGGATGCGCGGCTTCTGGGCGAGGTTCGCGCCGGGCCGGCTGTTCGACGTCCCGGTGCGGCTCGGCCGGCTCGACCGCCCCACGAAGTACGAGAACCTCAACCCGATACCACTTTTCGTGTAG
- a CDS encoding SagB family peptide dehydrogenase: MPSDADTSHPGPSLSLWSFRDDVTIETAEDGSLTVLSRWGDVPVGRPAPSVEEVLHRMTYGPVALGNVAGLDRDVLRSVFDRLPGRIVRSLGSRDSPVPLLSVQPVSPLGVFELPEVAGDQPIRLSRFAFAHQREGELVLESPLSHHRVVLHRPQASLVLGALPRATTSVEVGRKVGLALPVVADVVAYLVGAGMVAAGEAGTSRFHEDSDPTLLVWSPYDLLFHSRSRLGTHDDPAGATFRHVATLPPPAAAKPAPAGPRIPMYRPPVPVPHGMPLTEAVDRRRSTRAFADAAPSTRDLGELLFHAARVRMQTVATAPDNVRYTVTRRPYPSAGSLYELELYLTVDRCPDLRRGIYHYSPIEHALTLVNANPADVDELLDNARVSVGGRRPPPVLITMTARADRLSWVYDSISYATTLKHVGMLQQTLCLVATMLGLATCALTMGDARLSASAFGLDWPAEVGVGEFAIGLPENDISSNEEHLGVHGM; the protein is encoded by the coding sequence TTGCCATCCGACGCCGACACGTCCCACCCCGGACCGAGCCTGTCGCTGTGGTCCTTCCGGGACGACGTGACCATCGAGACGGCTGAGGACGGCAGTCTGACCGTCCTCAGCCGCTGGGGTGACGTCCCGGTGGGCCGGCCCGCGCCCTCGGTCGAGGAGGTCCTGCACCGCATGACCTACGGGCCGGTCGCGCTCGGCAACGTCGCCGGACTGGACCGGGACGTTCTCCGGTCGGTATTCGACCGGCTGCCCGGCCGGATAGTCCGATCGCTCGGCTCGCGGGACTCGCCGGTTCCGCTGCTCTCCGTCCAGCCGGTGTCCCCGCTGGGGGTGTTCGAGCTGCCGGAGGTGGCCGGGGACCAACCGATCAGGCTGTCCCGGTTCGCGTTCGCCCACCAGCGGGAGGGCGAACTGGTGCTCGAGTCTCCGCTGTCGCACCACCGGGTGGTGCTGCACCGGCCGCAGGCGTCGCTGGTGCTCGGCGCGCTCCCCCGCGCGACCACCAGCGTCGAGGTCGGGCGGAAGGTCGGCCTGGCGCTCCCGGTGGTGGCCGATGTCGTCGCCTACCTGGTCGGCGCGGGCATGGTCGCCGCCGGTGAGGCCGGCACGTCGCGGTTCCACGAGGACTCCGACCCCACACTGCTGGTGTGGTCGCCGTACGACCTGCTGTTCCACTCGCGCAGCAGGCTCGGCACGCACGACGATCCCGCCGGTGCGACGTTCCGCCACGTCGCGACCCTGCCGCCGCCGGCGGCGGCCAAGCCGGCGCCGGCGGGGCCACGGATCCCGATGTACCGGCCGCCCGTCCCGGTTCCGCACGGGATGCCCCTCACCGAGGCGGTCGACCGGCGCCGGTCGACCCGCGCGTTCGCCGACGCGGCGCCGTCGACCAGGGATCTCGGGGAGCTGCTGTTCCACGCGGCGCGGGTCCGGATGCAGACGGTGGCCACGGCTCCCGACAACGTGCGGTACACGGTGACGCGGCGTCCGTATCCCAGCGCGGGTTCGCTGTACGAACTGGAGCTGTACCTGACGGTGGACCGCTGCCCGGACCTGCGGCGCGGGATCTACCACTACAGCCCGATCGAACACGCGCTGACCCTCGTCAACGCCAACCCGGCCGACGTCGACGAGTTGCTCGACAACGCCCGGGTGTCCGTCGGCGGCCGGCGGCCCCCACCGGTGCTGATCACCATGACCGCGCGGGCGGACCGGCTGTCCTGGGTGTACGACAGCATCTCCTACGCCACCACCCTGAAGCACGTCGGCATGCTCCAGCAGACGCTCTGCCTCGTCGCCACGATGCTCGGGCTCGCCACCTGCGCCCTCACCATGGGCGACGCCAGGCTTTCCGCATCGGCGTTCGGACTTGACTGGCCGGCGGAGGTCGGTGTCGGCGAATTCGCCATCGGACTACCCGAAAACGACATTTCCAGTAACGAGGAGCACCTGGGCGTACACGGAATGTGA
- a CDS encoding response regulator transcription factor has translation MLLAEDMHMVRDALVALLNLEPDIEVVAAVASGTEILPMAQRLRPDVAVIDIDLPGKDGLSAIADLQAHLPEIRTLVLTALGRPGTLRRALSAKATGFLLKDAPTEQLVEAIRSVAAGRRVVDSQLAMSAWDSAECPLTARETEVLRLTADGLQAVDIAAQMFLSVGTVRNYLTTIVNKLAARNRVDAIRVAREAGWL, from the coding sequence GTGTTGTTGGCCGAGGACATGCACATGGTCCGTGATGCGCTGGTCGCGTTGCTCAACCTGGAGCCGGACATCGAGGTCGTCGCCGCGGTCGCCTCGGGCACGGAGATCCTGCCCATGGCGCAGCGGCTCCGACCCGACGTCGCCGTGATCGACATCGACCTGCCGGGCAAGGACGGGCTCTCCGCGATCGCCGACCTCCAGGCCCATCTGCCGGAGATCCGCACTCTGGTCCTGACCGCGCTCGGCCGGCCGGGCACCCTGCGCCGGGCGCTGTCCGCGAAGGCGACCGGCTTCCTGCTGAAGGACGCCCCGACCGAGCAGCTGGTCGAGGCCATCCGCAGCGTCGCCGCCGGCCGCCGGGTCGTCGACAGCCAGCTCGCGATGTCCGCCTGGGACAGCGCCGAGTGCCCGCTCACGGCGCGCGAGACCGAGGTCCTCCGCCTCACGGCGGACGGGCTCCAGGCCGTCGACATCGCGGCGCAGATGTTCCTGTCAGTCGGTACCGTCCGCAACTATCTGACCACCATCGTCAACAAGCTTGCCGCGCGGAACCGCGTCGACGCCATCCGGGTCGCCCGGGAGGCCGGCTGGCTGTGA
- a CDS encoding histidine kinase, with protein sequence MGVVTAVFASISLIGFLHVMLLPVNPVAIALSFACIAALMAMQLLWYGRDNGRLRTPLGYGVLATQVALVYLPILAFGQAWVGMPGFLAGSVLLVLRAVTAWVTFSLIVASMAVAQWIFTRAPIDMLYTSISTVTTGLVVYGLSRLTALVVEVQESRAEIARMAVLRERLRFARDLHDLLGYSLSAISLKIELVHRLMEKSPQEASDQLLEILEISRVALSDARTVASGYRELSLEEECRSAVSVLSAADIQVRLDSDHLDLPVQVSTVLATVLREGVTNILRHSKAKHCDITIRQTHDDAWIEIVNDDLAVGPPRDPGSGRNGLRNLSVRAQEIGGSLTVDHQPDLFRLRAKVPLRLERHQASRSQPAGLPGDPDGVDAVPRGKLVDDGGQIVADGTD encoded by the coding sequence ATGGGCGTCGTCACCGCCGTCTTCGCAAGCATCAGCCTCATCGGCTTTCTCCACGTCATGTTGCTGCCGGTCAACCCGGTCGCCATCGCGCTGTCGTTCGCGTGCATCGCCGCCCTGATGGCGATGCAGCTGCTGTGGTACGGCCGGGACAACGGGCGACTGCGCACGCCGCTGGGCTACGGCGTCCTGGCCACCCAGGTGGCGCTGGTGTACCTGCCGATCCTGGCCTTCGGTCAGGCGTGGGTCGGCATGCCGGGCTTCCTGGCCGGCAGCGTGCTGCTCGTGCTGCGGGCGGTCACGGCGTGGGTGACCTTCTCCCTCATCGTCGCCTCGATGGCTGTCGCCCAGTGGATCTTCACCCGCGCGCCGATCGACATGCTCTACACCTCGATCTCCACCGTCACGACGGGGCTCGTGGTGTACGGGCTGTCCCGGCTGACCGCGCTCGTCGTCGAGGTGCAGGAGAGCCGCGCGGAGATCGCCCGGATGGCGGTGCTGCGGGAGCGGCTGCGGTTCGCCCGCGACCTGCACGACCTGCTCGGCTACAGCCTGTCCGCGATCTCGCTCAAGATCGAGCTCGTGCACCGGCTGATGGAGAAGTCGCCGCAGGAGGCGAGCGACCAGTTGCTGGAGATCCTGGAGATCTCGCGGGTCGCCCTCTCCGACGCGCGGACCGTCGCCAGTGGTTACCGGGAGCTGTCGCTGGAGGAGGAGTGCCGGTCCGCCGTGTCCGTGCTGTCCGCCGCCGACATCCAGGTGCGACTGGACAGCGACCACCTGGACCTGCCGGTCCAGGTCAGCACGGTGCTCGCCACGGTGCTGCGGGAGGGGGTGACGAACATCCTGCGGCACAGCAAGGCCAAGCACTGCGACATCACCATCCGGCAGACGCACGACGACGCCTGGATCGAGATCGTGAACGACGACCTGGCCGTCGGGCCGCCCCGGGATCCCGGCAGCGGTCGGAACGGGTTGCGCAACCTTTCCGTACGCGCCCAGGAGATCGGCGGCTCGTTGACGGTCGACCACCAGCCTGACCTGTTCCGGCTGCGGGCCAAGGTGCCGCTGCGGCTGGAGCGCCACCAGGCGTCCCGGTCACAGCCAGCCGGCCTCCCGGGCGACCCGGATGGCGTCGACGCGGTTCCGCGCGGCAAGCTTGTTGACGATGGTGGTCAGATAGTTGCGGACGGTACCGACTGA
- a CDS encoding ABC transporter ATP-binding protein encodes MKLQVQRVCVSIGSTPILRDVNLDIASGEVVGLIGPNGSGKSTLLRTIYRSVRPTDGQVLLGDEDVWSLSARAAARRTAAVLQNSPTPPGLTVQEVAALGRTPHKGVFARETAEDHDIVVDALERTGMLGHADRIYGSLSGGEKQRVLLARALAQQPQLLVLDEPTNHLDIRARFELLELVHTLGVTTLAVLHDLDLAVRSCDRLVVLDRGKVVAVGPVLDALTPQVLSGVFGVTAETERHDDGVVRVTYGARPLARAG; translated from the coding sequence ATGAAGCTTCAGGTGCAGCGGGTCTGCGTCTCCATCGGCAGTACGCCGATCCTCCGCGACGTCAACCTGGACATCGCGTCCGGCGAGGTCGTCGGCCTGATCGGGCCCAACGGCAGCGGCAAGTCCACGCTCCTACGGACGATCTACCGGTCGGTCCGCCCGACTGACGGCCAGGTGCTGCTCGGCGACGAGGACGTCTGGTCGCTGTCGGCGCGGGCCGCCGCGCGGCGGACGGCAGCCGTGTTGCAGAACAGCCCCACGCCGCCGGGGCTGACCGTGCAGGAGGTCGCCGCGCTGGGGCGGACGCCACACAAGGGGGTGTTCGCCCGGGAGACCGCCGAGGACCACGACATCGTCGTCGACGCGTTGGAGCGTACCGGGATGTTGGGGCACGCGGACCGGATCTACGGTTCGCTGTCCGGCGGCGAGAAGCAGCGGGTGCTGCTCGCCAGGGCGCTCGCCCAGCAGCCGCAGCTCCTGGTGCTCGACGAGCCGACCAACCACCTGGACATCCGGGCCCGGTTCGAGCTGTTGGAACTGGTGCACACGCTGGGGGTCACCACGCTGGCGGTGCTGCACGACCTGGATCTCGCGGTGCGCAGCTGCGACCGCCTCGTCGTGCTGGACCGCGGGAAGGTCGTCGCGGTGGGGCCGGTGCTGGACGCGCTCACGCCCCAGGTGCTGTCCGGGGTCTTCGGCGTCACCGCCGAGACGGAGCGTCACGACGACGGGGTCGTCCGCGTCACGTACGGCGCCCGGCCGCTGGCCAGGGCGGGCTGA
- a CDS encoding FecCD family ABC transporter permease — MAKRTTARPAPLHGAPLPLCLLVLGLLLVIMILVAAAVGSVQVSVGDTGRIVWAHLTGSTPAVDPAHDQIVWTFRIPRVLLAALCGAGLAVAGVVLQALVANPLADPFILGVSAGGSVGAVTVMALGAGAAGGLGVSGAAFLGAMLAVALVFSLGQQRGRLNPVRLVLAGVAISYVFTSITSLLQLQTTPNNMRQIMFWLLGSVAGARWEQLQVAGVVVLAVTVLLTLYARQFNALVTGDESATALGIDVKRLRIVSIVLTALLAGVLIAVAGGIGFVGLMVPHLVRLAFGVDHRRVLPLAALVGALYLVVVDLLCRTVDPPNELPLNILTALFGAPFFIWLMRRDRSLSHS; from the coding sequence GTGGCGAAGCGCACGACCGCCCGCCCGGCGCCGCTGCACGGCGCACCGCTCCCGCTGTGCCTGCTCGTGCTCGGCCTGCTGCTGGTCATCATGATCCTCGTCGCGGCGGCCGTCGGGTCGGTTCAGGTATCCGTCGGCGACACCGGCCGGATCGTCTGGGCACACCTGACCGGGTCGACCCCGGCGGTGGACCCGGCGCACGACCAGATCGTCTGGACCTTCCGGATCCCACGGGTGCTGCTGGCGGCGCTGTGCGGCGCCGGGCTCGCGGTCGCGGGCGTCGTGTTGCAGGCCCTCGTGGCCAACCCGCTCGCCGATCCCTTCATCCTCGGGGTGTCGGCGGGTGGCTCGGTCGGCGCCGTCACCGTGATGGCGCTGGGCGCGGGCGCGGCCGGCGGACTCGGGGTGTCGGGCGCGGCGTTCCTCGGCGCGATGCTGGCGGTGGCGCTGGTGTTCAGCCTGGGCCAGCAGCGCGGCCGGCTCAACCCGGTCCGGCTCGTGCTCGCGGGGGTCGCGATCAGCTACGTGTTCACGTCGATCACGAGCCTGCTCCAGTTGCAGACGACGCCCAACAACATGCGCCAGATCATGTTCTGGCTGCTCGGTAGCGTCGCGGGCGCCCGCTGGGAGCAACTCCAGGTCGCGGGCGTGGTCGTCCTCGCGGTGACCGTGCTGCTGACCCTGTACGCCCGACAGTTCAACGCGCTCGTCACCGGCGACGAGTCGGCGACCGCCCTCGGGATCGACGTCAAGCGGCTGCGGATCGTGTCGATCGTCCTGACGGCGCTGCTCGCGGGCGTGCTCATCGCCGTGGCCGGCGGCATCGGTTTCGTCGGGTTGATGGTGCCGCACCTGGTACGGCTCGCGTTCGGCGTGGACCACCGACGGGTCCTGCCCCTCGCGGCACTCGTCGGCGCGCTCTATCTCGTGGTCGTCGACCTGCTGTGCCGGACCGTCGACCCGCCGAACGAACTGCCCCTCAACATCCTGACCGCCCTCTTCGGCGCACCGTTCTTCATCTGGCTGATGCGCCGGGATAGGAGCCTGTCCCACTCATGA